In Eubacteriales bacterium mix99, the DNA window GAAAAAATACCGTAGCCAATCCAAACATCAGAAAGGGCTTAATACCCCAACTTGCAAGGGTAGATATGATGACGCCTTGCGGATTCTTTCCTACATTTTTTACAGACTTAAAATCAACTTTTAACATCATTGGATAAATCATAATCCACATAAGTATTGCAAGAGGAATGTTCTGACCACCTATTTGCATACTTTCTAAAATCGAACGAACCCCCGGTAAAAACCTGCCAATTAAAATCCCCACAGCCATACATAGTAAGACCCAAACTGTAAGATACTTCTCAAAGAAACTAATACCTTGTGTTTTTTCATTGCTCATAATAATATCTCCTCAAATGCCTATATAGGCCATTAAACTTATTTTTTACTTTTTGTTACTTTGTTGCTTCGGTGTGAACTTAATATTCTTAAAGCCAAATACCTCCTTAACAACATTGATTATCTGATTTTTTATTTTTACACTTTTTGCAAATGCAATCTTCTTCCTCGGAAGTTATGCCAGTAAAAAAAGCTATGATATCATTTGTTTTTTCCTTGTTTAACGTATACCTCATCCATGCCCCGTCGCGTGCTCCATTTACAAGTCCGCTTTCTGTTAAAATTTTCATATGATAACTAAGAGTGGATTGGGAAATACTGAATTCTTCTAATATATCACATGCGCACATTTCTCCACATGATAGCATATCAATAATCTTTAACCGTGTTTCATCTGACATAGCCTTAATTGCAGGTACATATTCAGAATATAATCGCTCCATAAAATTACCTCCCTATATATTTATATGTATCAATGACATCGAAGGTTCTCGATATCCTAAAATAATAATATCAAGCATATCGATAGTTGTCAATATGTATTAATTAAAATTCGCAAAAAAGTTACAGACAAAAAGCACACCCCCAAAACATTATTGTTTAAAGGGTGTGCCGCATTTTTCGGTTTTAATCAGATTTCTACTTCAATTCCTGACTTAAACCTAACAACTACGTTGTTTTCAAATATAGTTGCTTTCTCAACTAAGAGCCTTACCAATTCTTCATCATAATTGAGGCTCTGGTCGACGTGTTTTTCTATAAACTCCATCATCTCTGTAATTCGTTCTTTCTCACCTTGGCTTTCCGCCTCCGCCGTAAGGATGGCTTGCTTTCTTTCGCTAAGAGCCTGTATTTCATCAGCAAGTTTTTCATAGTCCTTGCCGGAATTAGCATAGCTGATGAGTTCCATCTGTTTCTCTTCCATTTGCTTGTCAATGTTGGCAATGGCTTGTTCATTGCTCTCGCGGACCAACGACTCAATATTCTCTCGTAAAATCGCAATCATCGATTCGCCACCGCTAAGAACCTGGTTAAATGCATCTGTTACTGCAGCATGGAGGTCTTCCTCAGAAATAGTCCTTGATGTGCAACCTTTCGGCCCATCTTCCAATCGTGTAACGCATCTCCATACAGTAGACTTCTTGCCACGGTTGTTCCAATAAGTCCGTCTATAAATGTCTCCACAATCACTACAAAAGGTGATGGAGGATAATGCATACTTACTACTATATATCCTTCTCCTTCCTTCTTTGCCTTTGAATAAAAGGCTCCTGCGTTTCATTTCTTCTTGCACTTGCAGATATAACTCTCTTGGAATGATATAGCCTCGTGATTATTCTCAACATAATATTGTGGAACGATGCCTTCATTTTTGACACGCTTTTTTGTTAGGAAATCCACCGTGTAAGTTTTCTGTAACAGTGCATCTCCCATGTACTTTTCGTTCTGCAGTATCTTTTGGACTGTTTCTGGTCTCCATTTTGAATTGCCCGCCGCTGTGTAAATTCCGTCTTTCATCAAACCCTTACAAATTCCTGCGAGGCTCTCGCCCTCAAGGTACTCTCTGAAAATTCGCTTTACAACCTCAGCACCTTTTGGCTCAATGATAAGGTTTCCATCCTCGTCCTTTGTATATCCAAGAAATCGGTTATGGTTGACCTGCACTTTGCCTTGTTGGTATCTATATTGAAGGCCAAGTTTAACATTCTGTGAAAGTGACTGACTTTCCTGTTGTGCTAAGGACGCCATAATGGTAAGGAGCACCTCACCCTTGGCATCCATTGTATTAATATTTTCCTTTTCAAAATATACCGGAATGTTCTTTGCCTTTAGCTCACGAATGTACTTTAGACAATCCAAGGTGTTACGAGCAAATCGGCTAATGGATTTGGTAATAATCATGTCAATGTTGCCCGCCATGCATTCATCTATCATACGGTTAAACTCATCACGCTTTTTCGTGTTTGTGCCTGAGATACCATCATCAGCAAAGATGCCTGCGAATTCCCATTCAGTATTTTTCCTAATGAAATCTGTGTAATGCTCCACCTGTGCCTCGTAACTTGTAGCCTGTTCATCTGTATCCGTAGAAACACGACAGTAGGCTGCAACTCTGAGTTTCGGTATATTTTCTGTTGATACTGTATTGCCAACCCGTTTTCGAGCCGGAATGACAGTAACATTTTTGCCTACATTTATATTGGCCATCACTCCACCTCGCTTTCTATCAGGCCGTACATATATTCAGCTTGTACAAAAGGATCATCAAAAAACTTCGTCTGCCTGCTCATTTTAAATCTTGTTTGTGGAGTGGGCGGTAATGGCTCTCTATATTCCTTTATTCTTCCAAGAGCCAGTGCCCGTCTCCGTATTTCATTGTTTGCCTTATTAAAAACTTCGCTATCAACAATGGAAGGGTAATAATCATCCCCAACATAACGCTCATTTTGTAGCATTCTCTTTGCTGAAGCGTGGTATAATTTAAGTCCTGCTTTTTCGGCAGCCACTGTAAGAGCCAACCCAGAGTTATAACTTTCAAAGAGTTCTTTTACTTGACCTGCTGCCGTTTCATCTATAACTGCCTTACCGCCTTCAATGCGGTAACCATATGGTGTATGTGTCATTAATCCACCAGCCTTTCTTTTAAGGAAAGACCGCATTTCACTTTAAATACAATCTCCTCCCTGGAATTTACAACTATCTCATCTACAAAATCCTCAAAAACATTATCGTTAAATTTCAATGCCATTCTGTTTCTGCTACAGAACCTTATGAGCCTTTGGGTTTCATCTATCTTTGATGCATTACCGCTTACCGCATAATATATATGTTTTAAAATCCCCTAATGCATAGTGTTGCTTTTCTGTTGTTCGTATGATATGCTTTCGTCATACGGAAATGCAGGAGGGATAGAATGGAACGGGCGAAATCACGCAGGAAAACGCCATGGGAAGGGACTGAAAACATGACTGCGACACAGAAATTTTTGCAGGGACGCTACATTGCCAGCTACGAAAGCCGCCATCAGAAGGTTGCCGATAGTTGCGAAGCCGAGATGATTAATTCCCACATCCCCGCTAAATGCCCATACTGCGGGGCGGAAGGCTTTAAGAAGAGCGGCCATACGCGCAGCGGGGTGCAACGCTATATGTGCATCTGCGGCAAAACCTTCCTGCCCACTACGGGCACGATTTTCGATGAACACCGGATCCCAATCAGCGAATGGACTGACTACTGCTTAAATTTATTCCACCACGTAAGCATCACCGCTGACTCCTGGAACAACAAAAACGCATTCAGAACGTCCAGATACTGGCTTCAGAAGCTCTTCTTGACGCTCGAAGGGGTGCAGGACGGGGTCGTCCTGTCGGGCGACATCTGGCTCGACGAAACCTTCTATTCCGTCCGGGCGGAAGACATGGTGCGGAAGGACAACGGCGACAAGCTGAGAGGGCTGTCTGTGAACCAGCTCTGCATTGGCGTTGCCACAGACAAGAAAAACAGTGTGGTTCTGCTGGAGGGCACGGGCAAACCTTCGCAAAAGAGGACATTTGAGGCATTCGGGGAACATATCAGACAAGGGTCGCTCTTAATCCATGACGGCGACACCTCGCACAGCCGCCTGATTAAGAAGCTTTCGCTGAAAAGCGTAGTGCATCCTTCTAAATCCTTAAAAGGGATGCCTGACAATGTGAACCCTATGAATCCGGTCAACCGCGTTCACGCCATACTTAAAAACTTCCTGAATTCTCACAGCGGCTTCAAACGCGAGGACATCACGGGCTTTTCGTCGAAGCGCATCACAGCGACCTCAGTACGCGGCAGACCTTCGCCAGCAGTTCCAAATCCGTCGAAGCAGTTACCTTGATATGACAGCCGCCGATTTCGATGGTCAGCATACTTTCGGCACCGGCGGCAAGTTTAGGCTCCTCAAGCTGCGTCCATCCGTTCGGCACAAGCCCACCCTCGCCGCCTTGTTTCTCCAACAGCCCCCTACAGGCAGCTTCCCGTACTTTCTTCTGTCTGTAGTAATAGGTGGCTTTGCTGATTCCCTTTTCTTCGCAGAATGCGTTTACGGTCTGCCCGCTGGTTATCCGTTCTTTTACCTCTTCACCCCAGCCCGACAGCCGGAACCTCGTCACAATTTTTTGTGTATCCACTCAATTCACTCCAATTTGCTTCAAAACACTTCTTAGAGCGTTTTGAACTCTTTTGAAGTAAATTGTACCCTTTCTGACGCCTTTCCTGCAATGTGACGGCCGGGTTGACGGTTACGGATATACAATCCCTATTACCAGAAGGTATATTTTAGGGGCATATACGATGGAAATCGGTATCCATGAAGTATCATCAATTGGTACAAAATAAAACACTATATGAAGTATAGCCATTATTAAGGCATAGATACCTATAAACCAACATGTGCTCTTAGCCTGTATTGAAAGTAGAAGTTTCAAAGCTTTTTTCGTCATTACTCTTTCCCTCCTTTTTCGGTCATATAGATGAATAAATCCTGCAGCGAGGGGTGAGAGAATTCAAGACCTGCTTTTTCAGCAGCAAGGCGATCATTTTCTGACAGCTCCCCAAAAAATACAACCTCTTTCTGCCGTCCCAAGGCTCGCTGGGACAGGATTTCACGACCGTTTGTGAAGTTGTCTACAACTTCGCTAAATCCTGTTACGGCTGTTCCTTTTGAGCGTAAGGTATCACAGTCGTCGTGGGCTATTATTTGGCCTTTGTTAATAATTATAGCTTCACTTGAATATTCTGGTGCGGTGAAACCGCAGTTCCGGAAAATTGGAAACCGAGAGTCCGGAACTGGGAAACCGCATGCGAGTTTACTCGCTTAAGGACTTGTCCAGTCCATATACCTCACGCATGGATCTGTAGTTGTTCGGATCCGTGCTGGTTATGCTGATTTTATAGGCATCATATTTGATGCGGTCAAGGATTGCTTCTGCGAGAGGGCTGGACTCCCCGCCAAGTTGATCAAACCAACCATTATCATGGTACTGGGAGCAGAAGATGGTTGATGATCTTTTCCGCCTCCTGTGAAGCAACTCCAGGATGTCGTGCTGCTCTGTCTCAGTCGGTTTCAACAGCAGCCATTCATCAATGATGAGAAGAATGGGATTGGCATATTTGGCCTGAACCTTCTTGTAAGTGCCTTCATTCCTGGCCATCTCCAGTTCTATTAGAAGGTCGGGAAGTCTGACATACCTGGTCGTAAAATAGTGTTTACACGCCTCTATGCCAAAAGCACAAGCCATGTATGTCTTACCGCTGCCTGTTGCACCGGTAATAAAAAGATTTCGGTGTTCAATGATATATTCGCAAGTCGCCAGTCTGCTGATAAGAGACCGGTTCAGCTTGCGGCCGGATTTGTAATCGATATCTCCGATGTACGCTTCCGGTTGGTCGAATCCAGCATTCTTGATCAACCTTTTTAAGCGGTTGTTCTTTCGATTGCTGTATTCAATGTCTACCAGCATGGAGAAACGGTCTTCGAAAGGGATATCCTTCATCCTGGAGTCGTTTAGCTGGTTGATGAATGCATTTGACATGGATGTCAGACGCATTTCAATTAATTTATCAATCGTACTTTGATTGGTCATGGTCATTTACCTCCTGTAATAATCAGCGCCTCTGGTGATGGCGTATCTGTTCTGTGTGGTTTCGGACTCCGTCGTTTTGTCGACGGACGTATCAGCTGTTTTATCCCGCCCGGCAGAGAGTATGTTCTTTATGCTCTTATAGCTGGGCGAGGCCGTGTAACTAAGGGCCTTTTTGCAGGAGGCTTCAAGTCTGTCAGCTGAATATTTGTCTGCCAGCTTCAGTAGCCCCATACAGCTGCGATAAGATTGCTGTTCCACACATTTGGAGGTAAGGATGGCATCCACGACCTGGTACGTATTGGCACCAATCCGCTCAGCCCATCTGCGGAATCGATTGCCGTTCCATTCCAGGTATTTCTGATGGTCTTCCGGCATGTGCTCCACAATGGTGGCATACTGCCCCTTACGGCCATACAGACGGCGGTGGGAGGCAATGCGGTTATGGTTATAGAAAATCTCAATAGTCTTATCGGTTATCCGTACATCAACCTTGCGTTTTATGTATTCATACGGAACTGAATATAGCATTCCGTTGCAAGATATGTGATAATTGAACTGAACGGTGGCTTGTTTCCATTCCGCCAGTTCGTAAGGGGACGCAGGTAAGGGAGCCAGCAATGGCAGTTCTTCGTTGCGGAAGATTTCAAACCGGCTGCCCTCTTTCTTTTGAAAAGGGCGATGGCTGAATTCTTCCAGTTTTTCATGGATAGCACGATTTAATTCGACCACTGAGAAGAACTGTTCGTTGCGTAATGCGGCGGTAATCCAGGTGGAAATGACATTCACACTGCCTTCCGCATTCGGCTTGTCCTTGGGTGCCCTGACCCGGGCTGGGATGATGGCTGTGCCATAGTGCTCAGCCATTTCATGGTAAACTGTGTTGACCTGCTGGTTATACCAGTCCTTATTGTGTATAACGGCTGTTTTGCAGTTGTCCGGTACAAGAATCTTAGCGACACCGCCAAAGT includes these proteins:
- a CDS encoding metalloregulator ArsR/SmtB family transcription factor → MERLYSEYVPAIKAMSDETRLKIIDMLSCGEMCACDILEEFSISQSTLSYHMKILTESGLVNGARDGAWMRYTLNKEKTNDIIAFFTGITSEEEDCICKKCKNKKSDNQCC
- a CDS encoding recombinase; this encodes MTHTPYGYRIEGGKAVIDETAAGQVKELFESYNSGLALTVAAEKAGLKLYHASAKRMLQNERYVGDDYYPSIVDSEVFNKANNEIRRRALALGRIKEYREPLPPTPQTRFKMSRQTKFFDDPFVQAEYMYGLIESEVE
- a CDS encoding IS66 family insertion sequence element accessory protein TnpB, whose protein sequence is MDTQKIVTRFRLSGWGEEVKERITSGQTVNAFCEEKGISKATYYYRQKKVREAACRGLLEKQGGEGGLVPNGWTQLEEPKLAAGAESMLTIEIGGCHIKVTASTDLELLAKVCRVLRSL
- a CDS encoding ATP-binding protein, whose translation is MTNQSTIDKLIEMRLTSMSNAFINQLNDSRMKDIPFEDRFSMLVDIEYSNRKNNRLKRLIKNAGFDQPEAYIGDIDYKSGRKLNRSLISRLATCEYIIEHRNLFITGATGSGKTYMACAFGIEACKHYFTTRYVRLPDLLIELEMARNEGTYKKVQAKYANPILLIIDEWLLLKPTETEQHDILELLHRRRKRSSTIFCSQYHDNGWFDQLGGESSPLAEAILDRIKYDAYKISITSTDPNNYRSMREVYGLDKSLSE
- the istA gene encoding IS21 family transposase, which translates into the protein MTKYREILRLSHLGLSQQSIADSCSVSKKTVNRVLKRAKDIQLSWPLEANQTDQVLADILFPSANKHSASSQKRMPDFNYIRKELLRNGVNKKLLWTEYMEECRLAGENPLMYSQFCYYIQQDEQKRRATMHIDRKPGEQIEVDWAGDPAHIIDPDTGEIIDAWLFVGVMTYSMYPYVEAFINEKQNAWISAHVHMYEYFGGVAKILVPDNCKTAVIHNKDWYNQQVNTVYHEMAEHYGTAIIPARVRAPKDKPNAEGSVNVISTWITAALRNEQFFSVVELNRAIHEKLEEFSHRPFQKKEGSRFEIFRNEELPLLAPLPASPYELAEWKQATVQFNYHISCNGMLYSVPYEYIKRKVDVRITDKTIEIFYNHNRIASHRRLYGRKGQYATIVEHMPEDHQKYLEWNGNRFRRWAERIGANTYQVVDAILTSKCVEQQSYRSCMGLLKLADKYSADRLEASCKKALSYTASPSYKSIKNILSAGRDKTADTSVDKTTESETTQNRYAITRGADYYRR